The following proteins are encoded in a genomic region of Gossypium hirsutum isolate 1008001.06 chromosome D05, Gossypium_hirsutum_v2.1, whole genome shotgun sequence:
- the LOC107907127 gene encoding disease resistance protein RPS2, with amino-acid sequence MDFITPLISIIDRLCTATASRACRVINLDRSMHYLTAELNELMDKRDDLTTRLERAELDGSRRTNEVQRWLARVEVIEAEAASIMENFRQSRQGLGCFNPSCCSKYNMSTEMIEKLQDISELKGKGNFERLVTEPRPAPVEEKPCKPAIGIGVMLDKVWEFLEEEKVGIIALYGMGGVGKTTLLKTINNAFLSSDHNFDVVIWVLVSKEFVVSKIQQSIVARLGLPWADSEAHELLTSKIYNVLKKKRFLLLFDDVWEGIDLGDIGIPLPDDENKCKLIFTTRSMDVCSDMDAHRKLKVELLNDEKSWQLFCEKVGRMDVLESPPIRTYAKTIVRKCGGLPLALITVGRAMANKETEEEWKYAIELLNKSPSEFRGMEDVFTLLKFSYDNLENETAKMCFLYCSLFPQSYSIEKEQLVEYWIAEGFLDRSYDSNAYNKGYAAIGSLKVAFLLETGEEETQVKMNDVIRSFALWIASGCGVNKGNFFVEASLGLTEAPGVKNWEGAQRVSLLDNAITRLEEVPMCPNLLTLLLQWNNCLNRIPDDFFQSMSALRLLDLSFTSIRRIPVSIGQLLELRHLNLTATKITTLPKELGSLAKLVHLNLLRTYSLRTIPREAISGLSKLVVLNLYYSYERWKIQNSNCEDEVGFEVLETLTQLRFLGLTISMVTSLHRLSGIRSLVKCIQYLFIKECEGLHQLELSTLGYGKLLRRLSINDCNELNYLVVEGEAGENWLPNLEVLALYGLPTLISVWKTPPREASLQNLRLLNIWYCHRLKNVSWISLLPRLEAIYLFYCKALEALVSEDEKLEPDSKSFSRLKTISIRDLPALRIITPLALNFSCLKNIAVIDCPKLKKLSIRTAHNSTTLPTVHCSKDWWEGLEWEEVNTKNAFLTNFTSN; translated from the coding sequence ATGGATTTCATTACCCCTCTGATCAGTATAATTGACAGATTATGCACAGCAACGGCCTCTCGGGCATGCCGTGTTATCAATTTGGACAGAAGCATGCACTACTTGACTGCAGAACTAAATGAACTGATGGACAAGAGAGATGACTTGACGACTCGTCTCGAGCGAGCTGAGCTGGATGGATCAAGACGAACAAATGAAGTGCAGAGGTGGCTGGCAAGAGTAGAAGTTATCGAAGCTGAAGCTGCCTCCATTATGGAGAATTTCCGACAGAGTAGGCAAGGGTTGGGGTGCTTCAATCCAAGTTGTTGTTCGAAATACAATATGAGCACGGAAATGATAGAGAAGCTGCAGGATATAAGTGAACTGAAGGGAAAAGGAAACTTTGAGAGACTGGTGACTGAGCCACGTCCTGCTCCTGTAGAAGAGAAACCGTGTAAGCCTGCAATTGGCATTGGTGTGATGTTAGACAAGGTGTGGGAGTTTCTTGAGGAGGAAAAAGTGGGAATTATTGCATTATATGGAATGGGTGGAGTTGGGAAAACTACCCTTCTAAAGACCATCAATAATGCATTTCTTTCCAGCGATCACAATTTTGATGTGGTAATATGGGTCTTGGTCTCTAAGGAATTTGTTGTTAGTAAGATCCAACAGTCCATTGTGGCCAGGCTAGGGTTGCCATGGGCAGATAGTGAAGCCCATGAACTCCTAACTTCAAAGATTTACAATGTTTTGAAAAAGAAGAGGTTCCTTCTATTGTTTGATGATGTTTGGGAGGGAATTGATCTGGGGGATATTGGGATTCCTCTTCCTGATGatgaaaataaatgcaagctgATATTTACAACGCGATCCATGGATGTGTGTAGCGACATGGATGCTCATAGGAAGCTCAAAGTGGAACTTTTGAACGATGAGAAATCATGGCAATTGTTCTGTGAGAAGGTTGGAAGAATGGATGTTTTAGAGTCACCACCTATTAGAACTTATGCCAAGACAATTGTCCGAAAATGTGGAGGTTTACCACTTGCCTTGATCACGGTTGGTAGAGCCATGGCCAATAAGGAGACTGAAGAGGAATGGAAGTATGCAATTGAAttactcaacaaatctccatcAGAATTTCGAGGTATGGAAGATGTATTTACCCTCCTAAAGTTTAGCTATGACAATTTAGAGAATGAAACTGCAAAAATGTGCTTTTTGTATTGTTCTCTATTCCCTCAAAGCTATTCTATTGAGAAAGAACAGCTAGTGGAGTACTGGATTGCAGAAGGATTTTTGGACCGTTCCTATGACAGCAATGCCTATAATAAAGGGTATGCTGCCATTGGGTCCCTGAAAGTTGCCTTCTTACTGGAAACAGGCGAAGAAGAAACCCAAGTAAAGATGAATGACGTTATCCGAAGTTTTGCCTTATGGATAGCTTCTGGATGTGGGGTAAACAAGGGAAATTTTTTTGTGGAGGCAAGCTTGGGCCTTACTGAAGCACCTGGTGTTAAAAACTGGGAAGGAGCACAAAGAGTTTCTTTGTTAGACAATGCAATCACAAGACTAGAAGAAGTACCGATGTGCCCAAATCTGTTGACACTGCTGCTTCAGTGGAATAATTGTCTGAATCGTATACCAGATGACTTTTTTCAATCCATGTCTGCTCTTAGACTCCTGGATTTGTCCTTTACAAGCATCAGAAGGATCCCGGTGAGTATCGGTCAATTACTAGAGTTGCGTCATCTTAATTTAACAGCTACAAAGATAACCACGTTGCCTAAGGAGCTTGGAAGTTTAGCAAAGCTGGTCCACTTGAATCTCTTGCGCACATACTCTCTTCGAACGATTCCACGTGAGGCTATATCTGGACTTTCAAAGTTGGTGGTCTTGAACTTGTACTACAGTTATGAGCGTTGGAAAATTCAGAATTCTAACTGTGAAGATGAAGTTGGATTCGAGGTATTGGAGACCTTGACACAACTTCGCTTCCTCGGTTTAACCATTTCCATGGTAACCTCACTGCATAGACTCTCTGGCATTAGAAGTTTAGTCAAATGTATACAGTATTTATTCATAAAGGAATGTGAAGGTTTACATCAATTAGAATTATCAACTTTGGGTTATGGTAAACTATTGAGAAGACTTAGCATCAATGACTGTAATGAATTAAATTACTTGGTAGTGGAAGGTGAGGCTGGAGAAAATTGGCTACCCAATCTGGAGGTTCTAGCCTTGTATGGCCTGCCTACCCTAATTTCGGTGTGGAAAACCCCACCGAGAGAAGCAAGCCTGCAAAATCTGCGCTTGTTGAATATCTGGTATTGTCATAGGCTGAAGAATGTTTCATGGATATCATTACTTCCAAGGTTAGAAGCAATTTACTTGTTCTACTGCAAAGCGCTGGAAGCACTGGTAAGCGAAGACGAGAAACTAGAGCCCGATTCAAAGTCATTTTCAAGGCTCAAAACTATATCCATCCGCGACCTCCCTGCATTGAGGATCATTACACCATTGGCATTAAATTTCTCCTGCTTGAAGAACATTGCAGTGATTGATTGCCCGAAGCTGAAGAAACTATCAATCAGAACAGCTCATAATTCTACAACCCTTCCAACAGTGCACTGTAGTAAAGATTGGTGGGAAGGTCTAGAATGGGAGGAAGTCAACACCAAAAATGCTTTTCTTACCAACTTCACATCAAATTGA
- the LOC107902831 gene encoding UDP-glycosyltransferase 91C1 has product MDYSNSKKQLHIAIFPLLAYGHIAPYLQVAKFLAQKGHHVYYVSTPKNISRLPQLPPNLCSHISFIPLSLPQVDGLPPGVESTSELPVHKVPYLKRAYDELETQLTEFLKEIVGGSRKSPEDFTVVPAWMYYPNNIAFKLHETTCYEFEPEALRVLSKIHQKPIVPLGLLPPSLSNIEDKGDENWETLKKWLDSKQEKSVFYVALGSEVSLSQESMHELAFGIEKSGLPFIWVVRKPPLDEEPFAEDMIPTEFEERVSKQGMVLRGWAPQLRILGYSSVGGFLTHCGWSSVIESLGLGKPLILFPGGNADFGLTARLMHWKKVGFEIERNDVDGSFKSDLVAACTKRVMVDPEGEQLRANALAIKEIFGNVK; this is encoded by the exons ATGGATTACTCCAACAGCAAAAAACAGCTTCATATTGCAATATTCCCATTGCTAGCTTACGGTCACATCGCCCCATATCTCCAAGTCGCCAAGTTTTTAGCTCAAAAGGGTCACCATGTCTACTATGTCTCCACTCCTAAAAACATTAGCCGCCTCCCTCAGCTTCCTCCAAATCTCTGCTCCCACATTAGCTTTATACCTCTTTCTTTGCCTCAAGTCGATGGCCTGCCACCAGGGGTTGAGTCCACCTCCGAGTTACCCGTGCACAAAGTTCCTTACCTCAAAAGAGCGTATGACGAACTCGAAACTCAGTTGACTGAGTTCCTAAAAG AGATTGTCGGTGGAAGTAGAAAATCACCTGAAGATTTCACGGTGGTCCCGGCATGGATGTATTATCCTAATAACATAGCTTTTAAGCTCCATGAAAC AACTTGCTATGAATTCGAACCTGAGGCGCTTCGTGTGCTTAGTAAGATTCACCAGAAACCAATTGTTCCACTTGGGTTGTTGCCACCATCACTGTCGAACATAGAAGATAAAGGAGATGAGAATTGGGAAACATTGAAGAAATGGCTTGATAGTAAGCAAGAGAAGTCGGTTTTCTACGTTGCACTCGGTAGTGAGGTGAGTCTAAGTCAAGAGTCCATGCACGAGTTGGCATTTGGGATAGAGAAGTCCGGGTTACCATTTATTTGGGTTGTGAGGAAACCCCCTTTAGATGAAGAACCGTTTGCAGAGGACATGATCCCTACCGAGTTTGAAGAACGAGTTTCAAAACAGGGTATGGTTTTACGAGGCTGGGCACCTCAACTTAGGATCTTGGGTTACTCATCAGTTGGTGGTTTCTTGACTCATTGCGGGTGGAGTTCCGTAATTGAGTCTCTTGGATTAGGTAAACCTCTGATATTGTTTCCTGGTGGAAATGCAGATTTTGGGTTGACTGCTAGGTTGATGCATTGGAAAAAGGTTGGATTCGAAATAGAAAGAAACGATGTTGATGGATCATTTAAGAGCGATTTGGTGGCCGCGTGTACTAAGCGAGTCATGGTGGATCCCGAGGGTGAGCAACTCAGAGCTAATGCACTTGCAATAAAAGAGATTTTTGGCAATGTAAAGTAA